A genomic window from Algoriphagus sp. Y33 includes:
- a CDS encoding mandelate racemase/muconate lactonizing enzyme family protein produces MKSTLKDLIEKNKTREQQYTAQRQAEIDNPFTKDNRRDFLKKTALGGLSLTALMGLSIEDTMAETTKNLRRASAPSDLKITDMRYAHTAVMGGTAILRIDTNQGIYGLGEVRDGADPTYALMLKSRILGENPCNVEKIFKIIKQFGGQSRQAGGVCGVEMALWDLCGKAYNVPAWQLLGGRYRDSVRLYADTPEASSPEEQRKLIKYRTEEQGYTWLKMDVSIGEIMDIPGCIVNPEIFKQGKSQWQGGYMSYANTAHPFTGVQITEKGLDELAKIVDNVRSMVGYDIPISTDHYGHFDLNNCIRLGQALDKYRLAWLEDMVPWQMWQQHKTITDALNTPTTTGEDIYLLEYFKDLIDNHAVDIVHPDLASSGGLLETKRIADYAEEKGIGMAMHQAGTPVSFMANVHCAAATQNFLALEHHSVDIPWWEDMVTMTGGGKMIDKGYAPVPLDAPGLGIELNEEVVKAHLHKSDSSFFAPTEMWNEKRSHDRTYS; encoded by the coding sequence ATGAAAAGCACGCTTAAAGATCTGATAGAAAAAAACAAAACAAGAGAACAGCAGTATACCGCGCAGAGGCAAGCAGAAATTGACAATCCATTTACAAAGGACAACAGGAGGGATTTTTTGAAGAAAACAGCACTGGGAGGATTGAGTTTGACAGCACTCATGGGGCTAAGCATTGAAGATACCATGGCCGAAACGACCAAAAATTTGCGTAGAGCTTCTGCACCGTCTGATCTGAAAATTACGGATATGAGATACGCCCATACTGCGGTAATGGGAGGTACAGCCATTTTGCGTATTGATACCAATCAAGGTATTTACGGACTGGGAGAAGTACGTGACGGTGCAGATCCAACGTATGCTTTGATGCTGAAAAGCCGTATTCTTGGGGAGAATCCATGTAACGTGGAGAAAATTTTTAAGATTATCAAGCAGTTTGGCGGTCAGTCCCGCCAAGCCGGAGGGGTTTGTGGAGTAGAGATGGCGTTATGGGATCTTTGTGGAAAAGCCTATAATGTGCCAGCCTGGCAACTGCTGGGTGGGAGATATAGGGATTCTGTGAGGCTATATGCCGATACGCCGGAAGCAAGTTCTCCGGAAGAGCAAAGGAAACTTATCAAATACAGAACTGAGGAGCAGGGATATACGTGGTTGAAGATGGATGTTTCGATTGGGGAGATTATGGATATCCCAGGCTGTATTGTGAATCCTGAGATTTTCAAGCAAGGGAAAAGCCAGTGGCAGGGAGGCTATATGTCCTATGCAAATACAGCACATCCATTTACAGGTGTACAGATTACAGAAAAAGGTCTTGACGAGCTTGCAAAAATCGTGGATAATGTGAGAAGTATGGTAGGGTATGATATTCCGATATCAACAGATCACTATGGACACTTTGACTTGAACAATTGTATCCGGCTAGGCCAAGCACTTGATAAATATCGTCTGGCATGGTTGGAAGACATGGTTCCTTGGCAGATGTGGCAGCAGCACAAGACTATCACGGATGCACTGAACACTCCTACGACTACCGGTGAAGACATCTATCTACTGGAATATTTCAAAGACCTCATCGATAATCATGCTGTAGATATTGTACATCCGGATTTGGCATCCTCAGGCGGTCTTTTGGAGACAAAGAGAATCGCGGATTATGCGGAAGAAAAAGGAATTGGTATGGCTATGCACCAGGCCGGTACCCCTGTTTCATTTATGGCAAATGTGCATTGTGCAGCCGCGACACAGAATTTTCTTGCGTTAGAGCACCATTCGGTAGATATACCTTGGTGGGAGGATATGGTGACGATGACAGGTGGAGGCAAGATGATTGACAAAGGATATGCACCGGTTCCATTGGATGCTCCAGGGTTAGGAATCGAGCTGAATGAAGAAGTGGTGAAAGCGCATTTGCATAAGTCTGATAGTTCTTTTTTCGCTCCTACAGAGATGTGGAATGAAAAGCGCTCTCATGACCGAACTTACAGTTAA
- a CDS encoding cell wall metabolism sensor histidine kinase WalK, translating to MKLQNKIIYILLTAFLGYTLLFSGFIYYSISRFAFTDFYKRLEIRAIATAKIELEKQNGSDVVQQLRQDYLEPLANEKLLILENIDTKNVVRDSRLNEYNQSFLVEAVEKGIATYSHQETFYYGTLYMTPDQKNHLVIISAENYFITHHIAYLRNLIFTSLAIAFLLIVLFTVMFSRKIIEPIQSIIQKTKKIGSENLHLRLEVPKSNDSVRELAKTFNDMLNRLETSFETQKNFISNASHELNTPLTSIIGEADVSLSKLRKPEEYIESLHAILGEAEKLQKKVQALLLLAQTGFDGKRQKFGKVRMDQLILDVKETVEKIQFKSKISLDFSLLPENPLLLKVLGNEQLLHLAVSNIVLNACKYSDGKQVNIALAVVDGEIIVIIKDNGIGIPPGEKEYIFDPYFRASNTKNYEGYGIGLPLARNIVRIHDGELRINSILDEGTTVEIRLPKGNFVL from the coding sequence ATGAAACTCCAAAATAAAATAATCTATATACTGCTTACTGCCTTTCTCGGTTACACACTGTTGTTCAGTGGTTTTATCTACTATTCCATTTCAAGATTTGCATTTACTGATTTTTATAAAAGACTGGAAATACGGGCTATTGCAACAGCTAAAATCGAACTGGAAAAACAAAATGGCAGCGATGTCGTCCAACAGTTGCGACAAGATTATCTTGAACCTCTAGCAAATGAAAAACTCCTAATCTTAGAAAATATTGACACCAAAAACGTGGTCAGGGACTCGCGGCTCAATGAGTATAACCAGTCTTTTCTAGTAGAAGCAGTGGAAAAAGGTATCGCTACCTATAGCCATCAAGAAACATTTTACTATGGCACTTTGTACATGACTCCCGATCAAAAAAATCATCTGGTTATTATCTCTGCTGAAAATTATTTCATCACCCACCACATTGCTTATTTAAGGAATCTCATTTTCACCTCCTTAGCCATTGCTTTTCTTTTGATCGTATTATTCACGGTGATGTTTTCGAGGAAAATCATCGAACCAATACAGAGCATCATCCAAAAAACCAAAAAGATAGGTTCCGAAAATCTTCACCTGAGACTGGAAGTCCCTAAAAGTAATGACTCTGTACGGGAGCTGGCCAAAACGTTCAACGATATGCTGAACAGACTGGAAACCTCTTTTGAGACGCAGAAAAATTTTATCAGCAACGCCTCTCACGAGTTAAACACACCGCTCACCTCCATTATTGGCGAGGCGGATGTCTCTCTTTCGAAACTCAGAAAGCCTGAGGAATACATAGAATCACTTCACGCGATATTGGGAGAAGCAGAAAAACTCCAGAAAAAAGTTCAGGCATTGTTGCTGCTTGCCCAAACCGGATTTGACGGAAAGCGGCAGAAGTTCGGTAAAGTACGAATGGACCAATTGATTTTGGATGTAAAAGAAACCGTGGAAAAAATCCAATTTAAGAGTAAAATCAGTTTGGACTTTAGCCTATTGCCAGAAAACCCCCTGTTGCTCAAAGTCTTGGGAAATGAACAGCTACTCCACTTAGCAGTGTCTAATATTGTACTGAATGCCTGCAAATACTCTGATGGCAAACAAGTAAATATTGCGTTGGCAGTAGTCGATGGTGAGATCATAGTGATCATAAAGGACAACGGAATAGGTATTCCTCCCGGAGAAAAGGAATATATTTTTGATCCGTATTTCAGGGCTTCTAATACCAAAAATTACGAGGGATATGGTATTGGCCTTCCACTTGCCAGAAACATTGTCCGTATCCACGATGGAGAATTAAGAATAAACTCTATTCTTGATGAGGGAACCACCGTGGAAATCCGGTTGCCAAAAGGGAATTTCGTTCTCTAA
- a CDS encoding BACON domain-containing protein: MPYSSQEDSQLLSITGNQNWTIEIEESWITANPVSGSGNAQITLTVKANSLDETRAALIRVRFGAIAQIITVNQSCSLN; the protein is encoded by the coding sequence TTGCCATACAGTTCTCAGGAAGATTCCCAACTCTTGTCGATCACCGGTAATCAAAATTGGACTATTGAAATAGAAGAGTCTTGGATTACTGCCAATCCAGTCTCCGGTTCTGGAAATGCTCAGATCACACTAACTGTAAAAGCAAACAGCCTGGATGAGACTCGAGCTGCTTTGATACGGGTAAGATTCGGAGCCATCGCTCAAATAATTACTGTCAATCAGTCCTGTAGTCTTAACTAA
- a CDS encoding multidrug effflux MFS transporter: protein MYLPGFPEMAKSLNTPISNIQLSLTAYLVGIAIGQLFYGPLLDKYGRKKPLYAGLAIYILASIGCAVSQSVENLIFMRFLQAVGGCAGMVSAQAIVRDIFPVEKTAQAMSLLVLVIAVSPMIAPALGGFVTAAYDWHWVFIILAALTAIIWIATVIILPAGALPDREVSLKPKQVWKSYLKVLENRQFLVYMLAGGIAGAAPFAYIASSADVFMNLYGLSEHQFGWIFAILAFAMIGSTQLNHILLKRFSSQQIINFSLHYQSFMGLLLIVGVYFNLFNVYSLIAVMFIFLTAHGLNGPNTTALSMAPFSRNAGSASAMLGSMRMAIGGIVTAIVSLFHASTALPMVIGMGVCAFGGFMVLKMDQQLPGTISRKPNTEVFAS from the coding sequence ATGTACCTTCCGGGTTTTCCTGAGATGGCCAAATCCTTGAATACTCCTATTTCGAATATCCAGCTTTCCCTAACTGCCTATTTGGTAGGCATTGCGATAGGTCAACTTTTCTATGGACCTCTTTTGGATAAGTACGGACGCAAAAAGCCACTGTACGCAGGACTGGCTATTTATATCCTAGCGTCTATCGGCTGCGCGGTATCGCAGTCGGTGGAGAACCTTATCTTCATGAGATTTTTGCAGGCAGTAGGCGGATGCGCGGGAATGGTATCTGCGCAAGCAATCGTCCGCGATATTTTCCCTGTAGAGAAGACCGCACAAGCCATGTCTTTGCTTGTATTGGTAATAGCAGTTTCCCCTATGATAGCTCCTGCTTTGGGTGGATTTGTGACTGCGGCGTATGACTGGCACTGGGTTTTTATTATTCTGGCTGCTTTGACTGCTATCATTTGGATAGCTACTGTAATCATACTTCCTGCGGGAGCACTTCCTGACAGGGAGGTCTCTTTAAAACCCAAACAGGTTTGGAAAAGCTACCTCAAAGTTCTTGAGAATCGTCAGTTCTTGGTTTATATGCTTGCCGGAGGAATTGCCGGAGCCGCACCATTTGCCTATATCGCCAGTTCTGCAGACGTATTTATGAACTTATATGGGTTAAGTGAGCATCAATTTGGGTGGATCTTCGCTATTCTGGCCTTTGCCATGATAGGTTCGACTCAACTGAACCATATCCTATTAAAGCGCTTTTCTTCTCAGCAGATCATTAATTTCTCCCTGCACTACCAGAGCTTCATGGGATTACTCTTAATTGTGGGTGTTTATTTCAATCTGTTCAATGTGTATTCACTGATAGCGGTTATGTTTATTTTCCTAACCGCACATGGACTAAATGGACCCAATACTACTGCGCTTTCCATGGCTCCATTCTCTAGAAATGCCGGATCGGCGTCTGCAATGCTAGGAAGTATGAGAATGGCTATAGGAGGAATCGTAACTGCCATCGTAAGTTTGTTTCATGCCAGCACTGCATTACCGATGGTTATCGGAATGGGTGTGTGTGCATTTGGAGGATTTATGGTGCTCAAGATGGACCAGCAATTACCCGGTACCATCAGTCGCAAGCCAAACACCGAGGTTTTTGCCTCCTAA
- a CDS encoding cation diffusion facilitator family transporter codes for MSNSNLAIRTVIFSMLGNVILAAIKFLAGILGNSYALIADGIESVVDVFASLLVLFGLKYSSRPADDNHPYGHGKAEPLMTFLVVVFLIISAGTIAWQAFLHIISPHETPKPFTLIVLAGIITWKEISFQVVMSRSKKLKSSSLKAEAWHHRSDAITSVAAFIGITIAIFGGEGFESADDYAALFAVAFILFNCYKIFRPALGEVMDENNYEELTEQIRQVSLTVPGVKGTEKCYIRKAGMEYYVDLHALVPGELTVTEGHAISHELKDKLCKVIPELGNVLIHIEPC; via the coding sequence ATGAGCAATTCAAATCTTGCGATCCGAACGGTTATTTTCAGCATGCTGGGAAATGTTATTCTGGCAGCGATCAAATTTCTCGCAGGCATACTAGGCAATTCATATGCGCTGATCGCGGATGGAATAGAGTCCGTGGTTGATGTATTCGCTTCTTTGCTGGTTCTCTTCGGATTGAAATACTCTTCAAGACCGGCTGATGATAATCATCCCTATGGTCATGGAAAAGCCGAGCCGCTGATGACATTTTTGGTGGTAGTATTTCTAATCATCTCGGCAGGTACTATCGCTTGGCAGGCTTTTCTACATATCATCTCTCCGCACGAGACACCCAAACCTTTTACATTGATCGTTCTTGCGGGGATCATTACCTGGAAAGAAATCTCTTTTCAGGTGGTAATGTCACGGAGTAAAAAACTGAAAAGCAGTTCTCTTAAGGCAGAAGCTTGGCATCACCGCAGCGATGCCATTACATCCGTTGCCGCTTTTATAGGCATTACGATTGCAATTTTCGGCGGAGAAGGATTTGAATCAGCAGATGACTATGCTGCTTTATTCGCTGTAGCTTTCATTCTTTTCAACTGCTACAAAATCTTTCGTCCTGCGCTAGGCGAAGTCATGGACGAGAACAATTATGAGGAACTAACAGAACAAATCCGACAGGTTTCTTTGACCGTCCCCGGAGTGAAAGGCACAGAAAAATGCTATATCCGCAAAGCCGGAATGGAATATTACGTCGATTTGCACGCACTGGTTCCTGGAGAACTTACTGTGACCGAAGGACACGCCATTTCTCATGAATTGAAAGACAAACTTTGCAAAGTAATTCCCGAACTTGGTAATGTACTGATTCACATAGAGCCCTGCTGA
- a CDS encoding response regulator transcription factor, protein MKKILLVEDDPRVCSFINKGLSENGFDVTVAMDGKTGLQLAFSNPFDLLILDIMLPVVNGLEVCRQVREQDTYVPILFLTAMGSTENVVIGLESGADDYLVKPFKFIELLARIKTLMRRGGKVEEADRQDHDIYQFADLILDDTEKSVYRNENEVSLTSTEFRLLLMFLKNPRKVLTRVDMLHEVWGVNFDMGTNVVDVYVNYLRKKLDKYGDQKLIHTVIGMGYVLKEY, encoded by the coding sequence TTGAAAAAAATACTATTAGTAGAAGACGACCCGAGAGTCTGTAGCTTTATCAACAAAGGGTTGAGTGAAAATGGCTTTGACGTCACAGTTGCAATGGATGGAAAGACAGGCCTTCAGCTTGCTTTCAGCAATCCGTTCGATTTGTTGATTTTAGATATTATGCTGCCGGTCGTCAATGGACTGGAAGTTTGCCGTCAAGTCAGAGAGCAGGATACATACGTACCTATCTTATTTCTCACAGCCATGGGGAGCACAGAAAATGTGGTGATCGGACTGGAATCAGGAGCTGATGATTACCTTGTGAAGCCGTTTAAGTTCATCGAGCTGCTGGCACGAATCAAAACTCTGATGAGGCGGGGTGGCAAAGTGGAAGAAGCCGATAGGCAAGACCATGACATTTACCAGTTTGCCGATCTGATTTTGGACGATACGGAAAAGTCTGTTTATCGAAATGAAAACGAAGTTTCTCTTACTTCTACCGAGTTTCGCCTCTTGCTAATGTTTTTGAAAAACCCCCGAAAGGTGCTGACAAGAGTAGATATGCTTCATGAAGTCTGGGGGGTTAATTTTGACATGGGAACTAATGTAGTCGATGTGTATGTAAATTATCTACGGAAGAAACTGGATAAATACGGAGATCAAAAACTTATTCACACAGTAATAGGAATGGGCTATGTACTAAAAGAGTATTAA
- a CDS encoding DEAD/DEAH box helicase, with protein sequence MNFSELGLSKQLLDAIKKADYDSPYPIQIEAIPAILQKKDVLGIAPTGSGKTASYILPILQRLQEKDVNKGRMIPILVLVPTRELASQVAEVTENFARFLTRKVKALAVYGGVSINPQMMKIYGTDILVATPGRLLDLLSKNSLNLNQVEILVLDEADKVLNMGFKEEVDQILEKLPKKRQNILFSATAEESVEGLINEMLHDPVLIAAEPDTISPDLIEQYAYRVPMEQKGPFLRYLINSGDWSQILVFASSIRAANNIVTKLGKNGIDALAFHGDKSQGARTEALHRFKSGKTRVLVATDLAARGIDIKFLPLVINYELPRSPKDYVHRIGRTGRAGATGEAISLVSEEELHHFKIIQKKMKKHVQLRSIDEIEF encoded by the coding sequence ATGAACTTTTCAGAACTCGGACTTTCCAAGCAATTGCTTGATGCTATAAAAAAGGCAGACTACGATAGTCCATACCCTATACAGATAGAAGCAATCCCGGCTATTTTGCAGAAGAAAGACGTACTCGGAATAGCGCCTACCGGTTCTGGAAAGACAGCCTCCTACATCCTGCCCATCCTTCAGAGACTTCAGGAAAAAGACGTAAATAAAGGACGTATGATTCCGATTTTGGTGTTGGTGCCCACACGTGAGCTGGCAAGTCAAGTGGCTGAAGTAACGGAGAATTTTGCTCGATTTCTGACAAGAAAAGTGAAAGCCTTGGCTGTATATGGCGGTGTTTCTATCAATCCGCAGATGATGAAAATCTATGGAACAGATATTTTGGTTGCTACTCCCGGTCGATTACTGGATTTGCTCTCCAAAAATTCCCTAAATCTAAATCAGGTAGAAATCCTTGTATTGGATGAAGCGGATAAGGTTTTGAATATGGGATTCAAAGAAGAGGTAGACCAAATCTTGGAAAAACTTCCCAAAAAGCGACAAAACATTCTTTTCTCAGCGACTGCAGAAGAGTCTGTAGAAGGATTAATCAATGAAATGCTGCACGATCCTGTCCTGATTGCCGCAGAGCCTGATACTATTTCTCCGGATCTTATAGAGCAGTATGCGTACCGCGTTCCTATGGAGCAAAAAGGCCCGTTCCTCCGCTATTTGATTAATTCAGGTGACTGGTCCCAGATTTTGGTATTTGCCTCATCTATCCGGGCGGCTAATAATATCGTCACCAAGCTCGGCAAAAACGGAATTGATGCACTGGCTTTTCACGGTGACAAGAGTCAGGGAGCAAGAACCGAGGCACTGCATAGATTTAAGTCCGGCAAAACCAGGGTGCTGGTGGCCACTGATTTGGCTGCAAGAGGTATAGATATCAAGTTTTTGCCATTGGTGATCAATTATGAACTTCCAAGATCTCCCAAAGACTATGTGCATAGAATCGGTAGAACCGGACGTGCGGGAGCAACGGGCGAAGCGATATCTTTGGTCTCTGAAGAGGAGTTGCATCACTTCAAAATCATCCAAAAGAAAATGAAAAAGCATGTGCAGCTGAGAAGTATTGATGAGATTGAATTTTAA
- a CDS encoding YoaK family protein: protein MISKHIDRTNKENVQLGSLTAFSAGMVNVISVIIFFAFTSNVTGHYAILAQEISHGNWYQALVVLGWIFLFFFGNFVSNIIVINFRDRNAYLAHSLPLVIEIICLLAVGTYIQFYYKETLLETELMVSTMLFAMGIQNGLTATISNSAVKTTHLTGLTTDLGILVSLFTKEENRKNPALRSKWKLLLAIMGSYLAGGICAGYIYLTIAYNVFYIVCFFLLIVIGYDFYRTKMNYLLHKKQPYYRKTIKKTNPAAYELN from the coding sequence ATGATTAGCAAACATATCGATAGAACCAACAAAGAGAATGTCCAACTTGGCTCGCTTACCGCCTTCTCGGCAGGCATGGTAAACGTGATTTCTGTGATTATTTTCTTTGCGTTCACCTCTAATGTAACCGGGCATTATGCCATTCTCGCCCAGGAAATTTCCCATGGCAACTGGTATCAGGCACTTGTGGTTTTAGGCTGGATCTTTCTTTTTTTCTTCGGAAATTTCGTTTCAAACATAATTGTGATCAATTTCCGAGACCGTAATGCATACCTCGCTCATTCATTACCCCTGGTTATAGAGATAATTTGTCTGCTCGCGGTAGGCACTTATATACAATTCTATTATAAAGAGACCCTGTTGGAAACCGAACTGATGGTGAGCACGATGCTCTTTGCCATGGGAATTCAAAACGGGCTTACAGCTACCATTTCCAACTCAGCAGTCAAGACAACTCACCTCACCGGCCTTACTACTGATCTGGGAATACTTGTATCGCTTTTCACCAAAGAGGAAAACCGGAAAAACCCGGCACTCCGGAGCAAGTGGAAATTGTTGCTTGCAATTATGGGTTCCTATCTTGCAGGCGGTATATGTGCAGGATACATCTATTTGACCATCGCCTATAACGTATTTTACATTGTATGCTTCTTTTTATTGATCGTGATAGGGTACGATTTCTACCGAACCAAGATGAATTATTTGCTTCATAAAAAGCAACCCTATTACAGAAAAACAATAAAGAAAACTAACCCTGCTGCTTACGAACTAAACTGA
- a CDS encoding bile acid:sodium symporter family protein: MFNPTITKILSAVTGVMFFAALGISLFLGIAHAGLLWIGFFFCCAITFLGSPKLKGYAYSMMIFGSVALALYFPHYFIEYGSFKFSGLIVPLIQIIMFGMGTSMSIKDFLGVVKMPKGVLIGVLCQFSIMPFIGYSLANMSGFSPEIAAGIILIGCSPSGMASNVMSYLARANLALSITVTSVTTLLAPFVTPFLMGWLAGEFVAIDVLDMMFSIVKMVIIPIGAGLIFNYFLQGKAKWLDDLMPIISMAAIALILIVIVAAGRDSLLEIGPLLIILVVIHNLAGYTLGYWASRLLRLNEKDCRTIAIEVGMQNGGLASGIAKEMGKIATVGLAPAVFGPLMNVTGSLLASYWHKKPIKGEDIK; this comes from the coding sequence ATGTTTAATCCAACAATTACTAAAATACTTTCAGCTGTCACCGGTGTAATGTTCTTTGCTGCACTAGGCATTAGTCTTTTTTTAGGTATTGCACATGCAGGACTGCTATGGATTGGCTTTTTCTTTTGCTGCGCCATTACATTTTTGGGAAGTCCGAAATTAAAAGGCTATGCTTACTCCATGATGATCTTTGGGTCTGTGGCACTTGCACTTTATTTTCCGCATTATTTCATTGAGTACGGAAGCTTCAAGTTTAGTGGTTTGATAGTTCCATTGATCCAGATAATTATGTTTGGAATGGGGACTTCTATGAGCATCAAAGATTTTCTCGGAGTAGTCAAAATGCCCAAAGGGGTGCTCATAGGTGTGCTTTGCCAATTTTCCATAATGCCTTTTATTGGGTATTCGCTAGCAAATATGAGTGGCTTTTCGCCGGAAATAGCTGCCGGGATTATTCTTATCGGCTGTTCTCCAAGTGGAATGGCTTCCAATGTAATGAGCTACCTTGCTAGGGCGAATCTTGCTCTTTCTATTACCGTGACCTCAGTCACCACTTTGTTGGCACCTTTCGTCACTCCGTTTTTGATGGGATGGCTTGCGGGGGAATTTGTGGCAATTGACGTTCTGGATATGATGTTTAGCATTGTGAAAATGGTGATTATACCTATAGGTGCGGGGCTGATTTTCAATTATTTCTTGCAAGGCAAAGCCAAATGGCTGGATGATCTGATGCCGATAATTTCTATGGCAGCTATAGCCCTTATTCTTATAGTGATAGTAGCTGCCGGCAGGGATAGTTTATTGGAGATAGGCCCACTGCTGATTATTCTGGTGGTAATTCACAACCTTGCAGGATATACTCTGGGGTATTGGGCGAGCAGGTTGCTGAGGCTCAATGAAAAAGACTGTAGAACTATTGCGATAGAGGTGGGAATGCAGAATGGGGGATTGGCTTCAGGTATCGCCAAGGAAATGGGTAAAATAGCTACTGTGGGTCTGGCTCCTGCTGTTTTTGGCCCTTTGATGAATGTGACCGGTTCTTTGCTCGCTTCCTATTGGCACAAAAAGCCTATCAAGGGAGAGGATATAAAATGA
- a CDS encoding cupin domain-containing protein has product MLKNSLLAAILLLFSFYAFKKEVLEAASPTSVTLIESELAWNGDSLPHYPNSKPKISILKITIPAHAELPLHYHPVINAGVLLKGELFVIDEDGNELTLKAGDPIIEVVNKKHLGRNMGDEDAEIIVFYAGTPGMKITEKVQ; this is encoded by the coding sequence ATGCTAAAAAACAGTCTTCTTGCCGCTATTCTGCTTCTTTTCTCATTCTATGCCTTTAAAAAAGAAGTGCTGGAAGCAGCTTCGCCGACCTCCGTCACGCTCATAGAATCCGAACTTGCCTGGAATGGAGATTCTTTGCCTCATTATCCCAATTCCAAACCCAAAATTTCAATTCTAAAAATCACCATCCCTGCCCATGCCGAACTCCCACTGCATTATCATCCGGTAATCAATGCCGGCGTATTGCTGAAAGGAGAATTATTTGTAATCGACGAAGATGGCAATGAACTCACGCTCAAAGCCGGAGATCCTATCATAGAAGTGGTGAATAAAAAGCATTTGGGGAGAAATATGGGCGATGAGGATGCTGAGATCATAGTCTTCTATGCCGGAACGCCTGGCATGAAGATTACCGAAAAAGTTCAATAA
- a CDS encoding nuclear transport factor 2 family protein, with product MKTLLTLSLFLCATFVFAQTDKEVASQVEKLRLALIDPTEESLSELSSPSLSYGHSSGKMESQAQFIEALVSGTSDFATVDFQDQTIQVSKDIAIVRHNLAADVLDGGISNSIKIGVILVWQKEKGQWKLIARQAYKLP from the coding sequence ATGAAAACCCTGTTAACTCTATCTCTTTTTCTCTGCGCTACTTTTGTCTTTGCACAGACAGATAAAGAAGTTGCCTCCCAAGTTGAAAAACTCCGCCTGGCATTAATTGATCCCACTGAGGAAAGTCTGAGCGAGCTCAGTTCACCAAGTCTTAGCTACGGACACTCAAGCGGAAAAATGGAAAGCCAAGCCCAGTTTATCGAAGCGTTGGTCAGCGGAACATCCGATTTTGCCACAGTTGATTTTCAAGATCAAACGATCCAAGTATCGAAAGATATTGCAATAGTCCGACATAATCTAGCCGCCGATGTGCTCGATGGAGGCATCTCAAACTCCATAAAAATCGGCGTAATACTGGTATGGCAAAAAGAAAAGGGACAGTGGAAACTTATTGCACGGCAAGCGTATAAATTACCCTAA
- a CDS encoding RraA family protein: MNIFYLEFKALRGTHALASILAVILFVVGGSATAQHVGASPEYIKALTADWTGERFQDGRPKVSDSILERLKNISIEEAWGVLRNKGYQNQYEGDWQIMLPEEAMTGRVVTAQYMPLRPDLEKQVKDQGVEKEGRSPKGGTNSWPIDILTNGDVYVADGYGKIVDGTLIGDNLGNAIYAKSQRGVIFNGSVRDQEGLSAIEGFNAWMKGQDPSYIQQMMLTSINSPIRIGRATVLPGDVVLAKKYGVIFIPAYLVEELVLTSEVTGLRDEFGHQRLREGKYLAGQIDSQWTEEIKKDFLDWLNNYPGKLPMTKEELDDYLKERNY, encoded by the coding sequence ATGAATATCTTTTATCTTGAATTTAAAGCTTTGCGTGGGACGCATGCCTTAGCGAGTATACTTGCTGTGATCCTTTTTGTAGTGGGTGGAAGTGCTACAGCACAACATGTGGGAGCTTCCCCGGAATACATCAAAGCCCTCACCGCAGATTGGACGGGGGAGCGTTTTCAAGACGGCAGACCCAAGGTCTCAGATTCCATTCTTGAACGATTGAAAAACATCTCCATCGAAGAGGCTTGGGGCGTGCTTAGAAACAAAGGCTATCAAAACCAATATGAAGGGGACTGGCAAATCATGCTTCCTGAGGAAGCAATGACCGGTCGTGTAGTTACAGCTCAATACATGCCCCTAAGACCTGATTTGGAGAAGCAAGTTAAAGACCAGGGAGTAGAAAAAGAAGGTAGATCCCCAAAAGGAGGGACTAACTCCTGGCCAATTGATATCCTTACCAATGGAGATGTATATGTGGCCGATGGGTATGGAAAGATAGTGGACGGAACTTTGATCGGTGATAATCTCGGAAATGCGATCTACGCCAAATCCCAGCGGGGAGTAATTTTCAATGGCTCGGTTCGTGATCAGGAAGGGCTCTCTGCAATCGAAGGTTTCAATGCCTGGATGAAAGGCCAAGATCCTTCCTACATCCAGCAAATGATGCTTACGTCCATTAATTCTCCGATTCGCATAGGGAGAGCAACAGTACTTCCGGGTGATGTGGTGTTGGCGAAGAAATACGGAGTGATTTTTATTCCTGCCTATCTGGTGGAGGAACTGGTGTTGACATCCGAAGTGACTGGATTAAGAGATGAATTCGGGCATCAAAGACTTCGGGAAGGAAAGTATCTGGCTGGTCAGATAGACAGTCAGTGGACAGAGGAGATCAAAAAGGATTTTCTGGACTGGTTGAATAATTACCCCGGAAAACTTCCAATGACTAAGGAAGAATTGGACGATTATCTGAAAGAAAGAAATTATTGA